Proteins from one Tenrec ecaudatus isolate mTenEca1 chromosome 8, mTenEca1.hap1, whole genome shotgun sequence genomic window:
- the COX17 gene encoding cytochrome c oxidase copper chaperone, producing the protein MPDLAAASPGPPAPQEKKPLRPCCACPETKKARDACIIEKGEEHCGHLIEAHKECMRALGFKI; encoded by the exons ATGCCAGACCTGGCGGCCGCGAGCCCGGGCCCGCCTGCGCCGCAGGAGAAGAAGCCGCTCCGGCCTTGCTGCGCCTGCCCCGAGACCAAGAAGGCGCGCGACGCATG CATCATTGAGAAAGGAGAAGAGCACTGCGGACACCTGATTGAGGCCCATAAGGAGTGCATGCGAGCCCTGGGATTTAAGATTTGA